The Methanobrevibacter sp. DNA segment AACCACTTTGGTTGCAGTCTTCTTTGCAATAGTCGGTGGGGCATGTCTCATATTGCCATCTGGAATTGGAGGCAAGTACACCTTGAAGGGAATGCTTTATGTTGAAAGATGGGAGAAGTTCAAGAAGTTCCTGAAGGATTATTCATTGATCAAGGAGCATCCTCCTGAATCAATTGCAATCTGGAACAAGTATCTGGTCTATGCAACTGCTCTTGGAGTGGCGGATCAGGTCTATAAGGCAATGAAGATGCATGTCTATGGCGGATTGGACAATCCTAATTACACAACAAATGATTTGTTCATGTTCTATTATCTTGGTGGATACAATCATATAAACAGTTCATTTGCAACTGCATCATCTACCATTTCAGCTGCCAACAATGACTCCATAGGAGGAATCGGAGGCGGTTCCGGTGGTGGAGGTGGTGGTGCTTTCTAACGCCCCAGCTTTTACGTTGGCTTCGCCAACGCAAAACCTGGACCAAAACTCTTTCACGGCTTATGAATAAAATAATCTTTTTATTTTTTACTTTTTTTTACTTTTTTTTTAATTCATTTTCATTCCTATTTTTTATTTAAAGTATTACTCTTTTTGATTTTTTATTATTACTTTCACATTGTTATTTTTTTAAAAAATAATACTCTTTATAAAGAGTATTACTGATTTAAGCTATTTTAAGGCCTCAGTAATAAGAAAAACTTTATATGATTATTACTCCAATATATTAATTGAGCATGATATTACTTTTTGGCAAATTTTTATTATTTTAAAAAAATATTATCGCTGTGTTACCTTAAAGTTAGAAACAAAATGAGAATTTGCTGAAAGGATATTATGTTTTTTAAGTTAATAAGTATGTCATTACTTATTTTCTCTCCTTAATGCATTTTAGAAAAGGTTATAATGATTTGCAGACATAAAAGTTTATTTAAATCTTAAAAATCACTACAATCCAAATATTATTTAATAAATATTCTAAATCACAAAACATTATAATAGCAATCTCTTCTGCAAATTATTATAATCTCCCAGCTTTTCCGGGCCTTCGGCCCGCAAAACCTGGACCAAAACTTTTTCCACTATTTTTGAGTAACTAATTTTTTACAAATTTTACTATTTTCCAATCAATAATCTTTCTAAAAATTATATAAAAACTTATATTAAATCTAGATTATAATTAATAATATCCAATGAATAAGGTGTTTTTGTGGGTATTGTAAATAGATTAGGATTGGAAAAATCAGCCATTCTGCTTGCTGCAGTCGTTTCATTCGTCACTGCATTCCTGGCAAACATTTCAGTGGCATTGCCTCTGATTGCCCGTGAACTTGCAATGAGCAATATAGTCCAGAATTGGGTGGCCACCATATTTCTACTTGCAATTGCCGCATTGTCAATACCTTTAGGAAAGCTTACAAGCAAATATGGACTAAAAAGATCATTGCTAATTGGAATAATCGTTACCATAATAGGTGTGATCATTTCCTGTTTCTCATTTTCAAGCGAATTGTTACTGTTTTCAAGGGTTGTTCAGGGCATAGGGACAGCATTCATCAATGTTGCCTCAATGGCATTAATCGTTTCTGCAGTGCCTCCAGAGACCCGTGGACAGGCTTTGGGACTAAATATTGCAGGAGTCTATATAGGACTATCCTCTGCACCTGTCATAGGGGGAATCGTCATCTATTACCTTGGATGGCAGAGCATATTCTATGTGATGTTGCCTTTCCTTATCTTTTCAGCTTATCTATGCTACAGCCTTGAAGATGAATGGACAATGTATGATGGGTCAATCGATAAGATAGGATCAATCATATATATGCTTGGAATTCTATTATTTGTCTATGGATTTACAGTAATTATTACAGATTTGGGTAAGATATTATTATTGATTGGTTTGGCCTTGCTGATTTGCTTCGCGTATATTGAATTGAGGATCAATAATCCTGTATTTGAAGTGAGATTGTTTAAGAATGCAAGGTTCTTCTCTTCAAATTTAGCATCCTTGATTAGTTATCTTGCAACTTTTGTCATTACCTATATAGTAACCTATCATTTTCAATACATTATGGGCCTAAACTCCCAGATATCAGGACTCTTACTTATAGTGACCCCAGTGATGATGGCGATATTGGCACCGATATCAGGCAGAATATCAGACAGAATAGATCCTCAAAAGCTGGCAGCAATCGGTATGGGATTCGTAACCGTGGCAATCCTGATTCTATGCTTCCTGAATGAGTCAACCCCATTGTATGTCATCATAATTGCAATGTTCCTGCAGGGAATAGGATATGGAATGTTTTCAACCCCAAATACCAATGCGATCATGAGTTCAGTTCCAAAAGAGGAGACAGGAACCGCTTCAGCATCTCTAGCAGCCATGAGAGTCATCGGCCAGACATTAAGCATAGGTCTTTTGACAGTTATCTTTGCTTACATTATGGGAAGTGTGCCTATAATTCCTGAATATTATCCATTGCTTATGGAAAGCTCAAGGATTTCCTGTATCATTTCAGCTATTTTATGTGTGATTGCCGTTTGCGCCTCTTTAGTTGGCTTAAGGTCTGATGTTGAATACGAGACCTAAGCATATTTTACTTTTTTTTTAATTTTTCATTAGTGGATTTAATTCTTTTTTTAATTTTCAATCATAATTTTTCCATAAATGGTTTAATATAGCAAACCTTTATAAGCAACGGAATTTATAGTATTGTTCCGGTGATATAATGATTGAAAAAAGCGTAAACATAAAAAAACTAGAAGCACCAAGAGCTGCACCAAAGAAAGCACCAAAAAGAGCACCAAGAAGGAGACCTAAACCAAATGTAAGCCCAATCATGGCGGCTTATTTCCTAGGCTATCTCCAGTCACAGAACGGTGAAAAGATAGCAGAGGATCTTGAGGAAGTTGAAAAGCTCTACATAGGAACCTGCCTCTCTATGGGAATAGGTCCTGTGGAAGACATCTCCGAGCTATTTCAAGCTTTATTTGGCTTAGGGCAGGAGGAAGATGATGACAAGCCTCTTCAGTACTATGCTTAAATAATCCCTTTTTTTCTTTTTTTTAATTTTAAAAGATTCAATCCCTTAATAAAATATAACTGTCAAGGTAAAAGTCATATAGATTGTTCTTTTTTGAAAAAATCATCATATGTTTATCAATTTTTTCTATCTCTTTTTCATAATGCTCTTTTGAAAAACCGTTTGAATGTTTTATGATGAATTCCTTTTCACGATATGAACCATCATAGGATATAATGACTGATACTCTTCCCAATCCTTTTGCTACAGTCATTTTTTCAATTTCTTCTTTAAATCTAAAAATGTTCTTTCTTTCTTCATCGCTCATTGTTTTATAGATTTCTGGTGAGGGGTAATCTTTTACAAGGGTATTGTCTTCATTAATTAGTTTGTACATTTTATCACTGAGCATTTTAAGTTAATCATATATTATGTATACAAAATTATAAAATTTCACTAAATTGTTTATTCTACAAAATTCTCGCATATGCTTCCTGATTTTGTCTATTATCTTTTCACGTTCCTCAAAATTCATCTTCCTTGTATTTTTTATTCTAAAGACTTTCTCAATTATGTCACTATCATAAGTTACGCTTACAGTTATTTTTCCCAAACCTTCCTTTTCTGTTAGTTTATCAATCTCATTTTTGAATAGAAATATGAATTCCTTCTCATCATCATCCAGTAGGCCATATAAAAAACTTGAGGCATGTTCTGTTACTAGGCTATTGTCTTCATTAATAATTTTATACATATCTCATTCTCTCTTTAATTGAATTTTAATTCATCAAAAATTACATTCATATATTCTATTGATTCATCTAAATCATTTTTAGTTAAGGGATCAGATAGTTTATAATCCGCTTTTTTACGTAAGTCATGCAAATCTTTTAATTTTCTGCTGGCTTTGATTTTGTTATGATCTTTTAAAGCATTTCTAACCTGTTGATGTTCGCTTACATATTTTTCTCCCTTTTCTTCAAATTCCCATTTTTGCTTTGGCTTAAACTTTTCTGTTTCTTCCAACCATAATAAGGCATATGAATAGGCACTATAATAAGCTCTATTAATCACTGTTCCATTTACGGCACGGGATTCTATTTCTGGTCTTATAAAATATTCTTTGTTATAATTTAACAATATTGTAAATTTAAATAATTGACATTGGGGATATAATTCGATATTCATCTTATCACTTCAGTATATCAGATCTCTTTCACCAATAAACCAAATTCAATAATTAAATTCACCCTAATAATTACTTATTTCTTTAAAAAAGAAAGTATATAAATATATCGATTTTTTAATTGAATATTTTTACTTTAAATCAATTTTACAGAATGATTAGAATTTTTTATTAGATATAGTAAACTATATTTAACTTGTTAAATTATAACGAAACAATTAAATCATATTTAATCAAATAAATTGATTTGAATCGAGAAAATCATAATGAAATTGTAACAATATTCTCATTAATATATGGGCACTTGTTACAAATTCATTAGATAATTATAAATAATCTTAAGAATAGACTTATGTGTATTAATATAAATAAAAAAATTATTATTACTATTATTTCATTTATTGCAGTGGTATCATGAGAAGAAAGATAAAGACTCTGTTTATGACAGTTGGAACCGGAGTGAATCCGGATTCAGACATAGAAGGATATAGGAGATTGGCAAAAGGACTTTACAATTCAATAGACAAGATCTCTCCGGATTACATTGTCTTCTTCGCATCAGAAAAGTCAAAGACTACAATAGAGTACCTTAGGGAACTCTTTGAAGATGATGACGATGTGTTCATAGAGGGAGAGGACTATGAGATTGCCATATTGGAGGATATCGATGACTTCAACAGCTGCTTTGAAAGCTTTGAGGCCAAGGTATGGAAATTTGACATATTGTCTGAAGACAGGCATGAGATAATCATGGACTATACCTCCGGAACAAAGACAATGTCCTCAGCGATGGCATGCTGCGGAATGTTCTATTCCAAGAATCTCATCACAACAAGCGGAGACAGGGAGAAAGGATTTGTCTCCCTTGGAACAGAGACAATCAAGTACCAGAATCTATATAAGGTCTATGACAAGTTCTCATTGATGAGAGTCAGGAACTACTTCAATGCAAACAGATTCTACACTGCAAGTGAGATATTGGAGAACATCGTTGATGAGAAGGTCCATAAGGATGACCTATTGAACCTTGTGAATGCATATTATGCCTGGGACAACATGGACTTTGAAGTTGCATATGGCTATCTCACCAAGGTCAATCTCAATTGCCTGGAAGTATCAGAAATCAAGGATGACATCAAGGTCAACCTTAAGGCATTGGGGGCAATAGTGAAATCCCCACACGAGAATTTGAAGAACTGCTATATCCTTGCAAGCCTCATCAACAATTCAATAAGAAGGGCTGACGAGTATAAGTATGATGATGCCATCGCCAGATTATATAGGGCCTTTGAACTGATTGCACAGATTCGATTGAACAAATATAGGCTGAACAGTTCAGACATTGATGTTGATCTGCTACTTGAGAAAAATGTAAGTCCAGAATTTGTCGATTCATTGGAGAAGACAAGGGAAGACGGCAAGATAAAGATTGGACTGATCAAGGATTATGAAGTTCTCTCTGAACTTGACGATGACTTGGGCAAATACTTTGCAGAGAACAGAAAGAAGATCAACAACATTACCATAAAGAGAAACAATTCCATCTTGGCCCATGGTCTGGAATCTTTGGACAAGGACGATTTCGATGAGTTTGAGGAGCTTGTGGAAAATCTTGCACGAAAGTTGGACAAGGACATGGGCAAGTTCCTGGAGCAGACCAAGTTCGCCAAGTTTGACCTGAAGATAAAGATGAATAAGATTTAGTTTTTTTTTAAAAAAAGAAAAAGAATTATTAGATATAATTAACTATATCTAATTCTAATGGCTCCTTTTTCTTTTTTATTAGTTTTTTTAGTTAATTTTATATATTGGGATTCACAAATTAGTATTAAAGGGTAGGGGATTTACCCCCTACTTTTCTTGCATAAATCGTAAAACAGCAAATAATGCTGTAATTACAAGGCTTATGCAGGATATAATACTAACTGCTTCACCCATAGTATCACCCCCTATATAATGCATATTACTCTAATTTTTTAAGCTATTCTCTAACTTAAATTTAAATTAAAGCCACATACATAATTCATAATATTGTCTTATTTTTTATTTAAAGTTTTCTATATGCTTTATTTTCTTTATAAATAGTTTTATATAGTTAATTTTTTATTTTAATTATAATATTGCTTTTATTTTGTTATTAGATTGATTTTAAATTGAAAAATTATAATCGTTTCGTAAAAAGATTTCAATAGATTTAAATTTTTAAAAAACATAGTAGTAATGAGGGATATCATGTCTAATTTCAAGTTCAAGATCAGGAATGTAGGTTCAATCAGCCAGGCTGATATGGATATAGGAAGAATCAATGTCATAGGCGGGAAGAACTGCACAGGAAAGTCAACCACAAGCAATCTGCTCTACTGTTTCCTAAGAGCGATCTCATCAAAGAACGATTCCACAATGAAGGAACTCCTTGATTCGGAATTTGATATAAAAGGACCTCAGGATAATAAGGATTATGCCTGTCTCTACTCAGATGAT contains these protein-coding regions:
- a CDS encoding MFS transporter; translated protein: MGIVNRLGLEKSAILLAAVVSFVTAFLANISVALPLIARELAMSNIVQNWVATIFLLAIAALSIPLGKLTSKYGLKRSLLIGIIVTIIGVIISCFSFSSELLLFSRVVQGIGTAFINVASMALIVSAVPPETRGQALGLNIAGVYIGLSSAPVIGGIVIYYLGWQSIFYVMLPFLIFSAYLCYSLEDEWTMYDGSIDKIGSIIYMLGILLFVYGFTVIITDLGKILLLIGLALLICFAYIELRINNPVFEVRLFKNARFFSSNLASLISYLATFVITYIVTYHFQYIMGLNSQISGLLLIVTPVMMAILAPISGRISDRIDPQKLAAIGMGFVTVAILILCFLNESTPLYVIIIAMFLQGIGYGMFSTPNTNAIMSSVPKEETGTASASLAAMRVIGQTLSIGLLTVIFAYIMGSVPIIPEYYPLLMESSRISCIISAILCVIAVCASLVGLRSDVEYET
- a CDS encoding TIGR02710 family CRISPR-associated CARF protein, which codes for MRRKIKTLFMTVGTGVNPDSDIEGYRRLAKGLYNSIDKISPDYIVFFASEKSKTTIEYLRELFEDDDDVFIEGEDYEIAILEDIDDFNSCFESFEAKVWKFDILSEDRHEIIMDYTSGTKTMSSAMACCGMFYSKNLITTSGDREKGFVSLGTETIKYQNLYKVYDKFSLMRVRNYFNANRFYTASEILENIVDEKVHKDDLLNLVNAYYAWDNMDFEVAYGYLTKVNLNCLEVSEIKDDIKVNLKALGAIVKSPHENLKNCYILASLINNSIRRADEYKYDDAIARLYRAFELIAQIRLNKYRLNSSDIDVDLLLEKNVSPEFVDSLEKTREDGKIKIGLIKDYEVLSELDDDLGKYFAENRKKINNITIKRNNSILAHGLESLDKDDFDEFEELVENLARKLDKDMGKFLEQTKFAKFDLKIKMNKI